Genomic segment of Luteolibacter arcticus:
TGGACAGCGTCCGCAAGTTCGTGCGCGTGGAAGCGACAGAATGATCTCTCGATTACTGCGACTCTAGTAGTTGCGGCAACCTGAAAACGCAGGCTCCCGGAGTGCCCTAAAGCGCTCCGGGAGTTTTTCTTTGTTTCGTTACACGGCTAGCACCGGAATGCCATAGTCTGCGAGAACCCGGTCACGAGTTGCGAGCGTGAGGCTTTCGAAGTGGCACTGCGCAACCAAGGCCCGGTCGAAAGGGTCTCCATGGATCTCCGGGAGCGCGATCGATTGCATGGCATGCGAAGCAGTGAAGGGAAGGGACTGGATCCCGTGTTCGCCCAACATTTCGTGGAAGGCGAGGGGCAGGCGCAGCTTGCCCTTGGAGACCTTCAGGCCGAGCTCCCAGATGGACACCGCGCTGGCGAACACCGCATTGGCGGGATTCGAAATTTCGGCCCTGGCTCTCGTAGAAAG
This window contains:
- a CDS encoding type II toxin-antitoxin system VapC family toxin, translated to MRILLDSHALLWWMDDPSELSTRARAEISNPANAVFASAVSIWELGLKVSKGKLRLPLAFHEMLGEHGIQSLPFTASHAMQSIALPEIHGDPFDRALVAQCHFESLTLATRDRVLADYGIPVLAV